Proteins from a genomic interval of Symmachiella macrocystis:
- a CDS encoding Gfo/Idh/MocA family protein: MATNGDLNRKLRMALVGGGAGSFIGRVHATAAVLDNRAELVAGALSSDPERAKASAPDYDIKPDRAYGSVDELLSSEAALPEDKRIDFVSVATPNHTHFSIAKAALEAGFNVICDKPMTFDLEQAEELAQLVEKSGAVFALSHNYTGYPLIRQAREMIQSGELGEIQAFRSNYMQGWLRSRLEDDDQKQAAWRTDPAKSGAAGAFGDIGTHAYNLARYMTGLLPEEVSSHLKIFAPGRRLDDYGHAVIRLENGGLGTVTASQISHGRENDLFIEVDGTKGALQWRQEDPNQMMVRRNGQPHQVYTRDPNAPFTNASGAAACRLPAGHPEAFFEAFANVYRFAYDAMADRALGKTFEKTDTIYPNVADGVEGMYFIQQCVASSAENGAWLPLKHPLARK, encoded by the coding sequence ATGGCAACCAACGGGGATTTGAATCGCAAATTACGCATGGCTTTGGTCGGCGGGGGCGCGGGATCGTTTATTGGCCGCGTGCATGCCACAGCGGCAGTGCTTGATAATCGGGCCGAACTCGTCGCCGGCGCGCTCTCCTCCGATCCTGAGCGGGCCAAAGCATCGGCACCGGATTACGACATCAAACCCGACCGAGCGTATGGCTCGGTGGATGAGTTGCTCTCGAGCGAAGCGGCGCTGCCGGAAGACAAACGGATTGATTTTGTCTCGGTCGCCACACCAAACCACACGCATTTCTCGATTGCCAAAGCCGCACTCGAAGCGGGATTCAACGTGATCTGCGATAAGCCGATGACGTTTGATCTTGAGCAAGCCGAAGAGTTGGCGCAGTTGGTGGAAAAATCGGGAGCGGTCTTCGCGCTCTCTCACAATTACACCGGTTACCCGCTCATTCGCCAAGCACGAGAAATGATTCAGAGCGGCGAACTCGGCGAGATTCAGGCCTTTCGCTCCAACTACATGCAAGGTTGGTTGCGTTCACGCTTGGAAGATGACGATCAAAAACAAGCGGCTTGGCGGACCGATCCGGCCAAGTCCGGCGCTGCCGGCGCCTTTGGCGACATCGGCACGCACGCCTACAACTTGGCCCGCTATATGACGGGACTGTTGCCCGAGGAAGTCTCGAGTCATCTGAAGATCTTCGCTCCCGGCCGACGGTTGGATGACTACGGACACGCCGTGATTCGCCTCGAAAACGGTGGACTGGGAACCGTGACGGCTAGTCAAATCTCCCATGGCCGTGAGAACGACCTGTTTATCGAAGTCGATGGCACAAAGGGAGCACTGCAGTGGCGGCAGGAAGACCCGAACCAAATGATGGTCCGCCGCAACGGACAGCCGCATCAAGTTTATACGCGCGACCCCAACGCTCCGTTCACGAACGCATCGGGCGCCGCCGCATGCCGGTTGCCGGCGGGACACCCCGAAGCCTTTTTCGAAGCCTTCGCCAATGTCTATCGCTTTGCCTACGATGCGATGGCCGACCGTGCCTTGGGTAAGACGTTTGAGAAGACCGACACTATTTATCCCAACGTGGCCGATGGCGTCGAAGGGATGTACTTCATCCAACAGTGCGTCGCCAGCAGTGCCGAAAACGGGGCCTGGTTGCCACTCAAACACCCACTGGCTCGCAAGTAA
- a CDS encoding class I SAM-dependent methyltransferase, with amino-acid sequence MSGRTAELADWQQWQLLHKLRSQPHILEAAAAQTGDAMRVQQQLRREFPADLVRAALTLVELRKKAAEKFAAAEQMWFDRQGMEQATSEIVAAHKAERFTGDVIDLCSGIGADAIALAARCNVVAVDRNPVACLRTQWNAEVAGVADRMQSLCGDVEQVPLAGQLVHIDPDRRAKGPARSIKLEDYRPDLEFLQGLPAHARGGAMKLSPASNFGGKFPHCEIELISLNGECKEATVWFGELAGPKSWRATMLPSGASLTGNDLEVFAEQSPLGGYLFDPDPAVVRAGLIDLAATELGLARLDDAEEYLTGEQPIQSPFVRGFEVLADLPNNDKEIRRYFRQADFGQVEIKCRHIPIQAEAIRKKLPLPGTQAGVLIFARITGKARGIVCRRLADRD; translated from the coding sequence ATGAGCGGGCGTACTGCGGAATTGGCTGACTGGCAACAATGGCAGCTGTTACATAAATTGCGGAGCCAACCCCACATCCTGGAAGCCGCCGCTGCTCAGACGGGCGATGCGATGCGGGTGCAGCAACAATTGCGGCGTGAGTTTCCCGCTGATTTGGTGCGTGCTGCGTTGACGTTGGTAGAATTGCGGAAGAAGGCAGCGGAAAAATTTGCCGCTGCTGAGCAGATGTGGTTCGATCGCCAAGGCATGGAACAGGCGACGTCGGAAATTGTCGCCGCGCACAAAGCCGAGCGGTTTACCGGCGATGTCATTGATTTGTGCAGTGGCATCGGCGCGGATGCCATCGCACTAGCGGCCCGCTGCAATGTCGTGGCGGTTGACCGCAATCCCGTAGCCTGTTTGCGAACGCAATGGAATGCGGAAGTAGCGGGGGTTGCCGACCGGATGCAATCACTCTGCGGCGATGTGGAACAGGTTCCGCTTGCGGGACAACTAGTGCACATCGACCCCGACCGCCGCGCCAAGGGACCGGCACGGTCGATCAAACTGGAGGACTATCGTCCCGATCTGGAGTTTCTCCAAGGTCTACCGGCGCATGCCCGCGGCGGGGCGATGAAGCTTAGTCCGGCATCAAATTTTGGTGGGAAGTTTCCCCACTGCGAAATCGAATTGATCAGCCTCAACGGGGAGTGCAAAGAGGCCACCGTGTGGTTTGGCGAATTGGCCGGCCCGAAGTCATGGCGGGCGACCATGTTACCGAGCGGTGCGAGTTTGACCGGCAATGATTTAGAGGTCTTCGCCGAACAGTCGCCGTTGGGCGGATATTTGTTCGATCCCGATCCAGCGGTCGTTCGCGCGGGGTTGATTGACTTAGCGGCCACTGAACTGGGCTTAGCGAGGCTGGATGATGCGGAAGAATACTTGACCGGCGAACAGCCGATTCAATCACCGTTTGTACGGGGCTTTGAGGTGTTGGCCGATCTTCCGAACAACGACAAAGAGATTCGCCGGTATTTCCGACAAGCGGACTTCGGTCAGGTTGAAATCAAATGCCGACACATTCCGATCCAAGCCGAAGCCATCCGCAAAAAGCTCCCGTTGCCGGGCACGCAGGCCGGGGTGTTGATCTTTGCCCGTATTACGGGAAAGGCTCGGGGGATTGTCTGCCGCCGTCTGGCGGATCGCGATTAG
- a CDS encoding energy-coupling factor ABC transporter permease encodes MHIADGIISPEVCAGMAVASAGAVGFSLRQLKKTETTKTIPLTGMMGALVFAGQMVNFPLVVAPVSGHLLGGVLASIILGPWAGCLVVTLVLVVQWALFADGGMVALGVNVFNMGVIGALGGYAVYAGLRRWMPSPRGTITSAIIAAWLSVLAASTMFCLEFALSGHHDYSLPNLFALMTTFHSLIGLGEALITGFVLSVVLDQRPDLVYGQPSLDNMQTETPRRSWQATPLRTAVVGLMVALAVAGFLAPFASGYSDGLEAVAEKMGFDAHVDADPQVLVLDEYQVPLGSEDSWFMSKLSVSIAGIGGTLAVFAIALLLGRGLKPGAEAGHAT; translated from the coding sequence ATGCACATCGCTGATGGAATTATAAGCCCCGAAGTTTGTGCCGGCATGGCGGTTGCCTCCGCTGGCGCAGTGGGATTCAGCCTGCGGCAACTCAAGAAAACCGAGACCACCAAGACGATTCCGCTCACCGGCATGATGGGCGCATTGGTTTTCGCCGGTCAGATGGTCAACTTCCCCTTGGTCGTGGCTCCTGTATCCGGGCATTTGCTGGGCGGGGTGTTGGCATCGATAATTCTCGGTCCCTGGGCCGGGTGTTTGGTGGTGACCTTGGTGCTGGTCGTCCAATGGGCGCTATTTGCCGACGGCGGGATGGTCGCCTTGGGGGTCAATGTCTTTAACATGGGCGTGATTGGCGCACTGGGCGGCTATGCGGTCTACGCCGGTTTGCGGCGTTGGATGCCCAGTCCACGGGGCACAATCACATCAGCAATCATCGCCGCCTGGCTCAGTGTATTGGCGGCATCGACGATGTTTTGCCTGGAATTCGCACTCTCCGGGCACCATGACTATAGTTTGCCGAATCTGTTTGCATTGATGACCACGTTTCATAGTCTCATCGGTTTGGGCGAAGCGCTGATTACCGGATTTGTGTTAAGTGTCGTGCTCGATCAACGGCCTGATTTGGTATATGGCCAACCGAGCCTCGATAACATGCAAACCGAAACGCCGCGGCGCTCTTGGCAGGCGACTCCGTTGCGGACCGCTGTTGTCGGTTTGATGGTGGCGCTAGCAGTGGCGGGATTTTTAGCACCGTTTGCCTCAGGATACTCCGACGGCCTAGAAGCGGTTGCCGAGAAAATGGGATTCGATGCGCATGTTGATGCCGACCCGCAGGTGTTGGTTTTGGACGAATATCAAGTCCCGTTGGGCAGCGAAGATTCCTGGTTCATGAGCAAACTCTCCGTCTCGATTGCCGGCATCGGGGGGACGTTGGCAGTCTTCGCGATCGCCCTACTGTTGGGGCGCGGCTTGAAACCAGGCGCCGAGGCTGGCCATGCCACGTGA
- the cbiQ gene encoding cobalt ECF transporter T component CbiQ, with translation MPRDFLDPYSRGNSICHRLPDRLKILLVLAMIITALFVPPENWPVHGCMAAAVFLAMTLAGIPLRYLLVRLMFFFPMIMGLAIAVPASTGFTKGWDVMATVLLRGTLSFMGVLWLVNVTPFDRLLVALRQLGLPQMLAAILAFMYRYIFVVFDELERMREGRRARTFSKQGLLAAWKSNAQLIGMLLIRSMNRAERVHGAMCARGFDGEIRTLDS, from the coding sequence ATGCCACGTGATTTCCTGGATCCTTACAGCCGTGGAAACTCGATTTGCCACCGCTTGCCGGATCGCCTCAAGATATTGCTCGTTCTGGCCATGATCATCACCGCGCTGTTCGTCCCGCCGGAGAATTGGCCCGTGCATGGCTGCATGGCGGCCGCGGTCTTTTTGGCGATGACATTGGCCGGAATTCCACTGCGGTATTTGCTGGTGCGGCTGATGTTTTTTTTCCCCATGATCATGGGCCTGGCCATCGCCGTACCCGCTTCGACCGGTTTCACAAAAGGCTGGGACGTGATGGCAACCGTGTTGCTGCGAGGCACGTTGTCATTTATGGGAGTGTTGTGGCTGGTGAATGTAACGCCGTTTGACCGGTTGTTGGTGGCACTGCGACAACTCGGCTTGCCGCAAATGCTCGCAGCCATTTTAGCATTCATGTATCGGTATATTTTCGTAGTCTTTGACGAACTCGAGCGGATGCGTGAAGGCCGCCGGGCACGCACGTTTTCGAAACAGGGCCTATTGGCCGCCTGGAAATCCAACGCGCAGTTGATCGGCATGTTGCTGATTCGCTCAATGAACCGCGCCGAACGGGTCCACGGCGCGATGTGTGCCCGCGGATTCGACGGCGAAATCCGCACGCTCGATTCGTAA
- a CDS encoding energy-coupling factor ABC transporter ATP-binding protein, which produces MSDAPSSHSPVLSVDKLSYRYPNGQTALSEISFDIQPGERIGLVGPNGAGKTTLLLHLNGLLPGHDLPVADGQSAEATYPVRVSGLPALQKNLPAIRQHVGFLFQDPDDQLFCSTVREDVAFGPLNLGLSREEVLQRVATQLAAMGLTDVENRSTMQLSFGERKRVCLAGILACQPDVLALDEPSSNLDPRARRGFMRLLEDCPAAQLIASHDLELILDLCTRVMVLDRGRIQADGEPATIFSNQRLMELHGLELPLSIRYGKR; this is translated from the coding sequence ATGTCCGACGCCCCGTCCTCCCATTCACCCGTGCTCAGCGTCGACAAACTGTCGTATCGCTATCCCAACGGGCAAACAGCGTTGTCGGAAATTAGTTTCGACATCCAGCCGGGAGAGCGCATCGGTTTGGTGGGCCCCAATGGCGCCGGAAAAACCACACTGTTGCTGCACCTCAACGGCCTGTTGCCGGGGCATGATTTACCGGTCGCCGACGGACAATCAGCTGAGGCCACTTACCCAGTGCGGGTCTCCGGACTGCCTGCGCTACAGAAAAACCTGCCGGCGATTCGTCAGCACGTAGGTTTTCTGTTTCAGGATCCCGACGATCAACTGTTCTGTTCCACAGTCCGCGAAGACGTCGCCTTCGGCCCATTGAATTTGGGTCTGAGTCGTGAAGAAGTGCTCCAGCGTGTGGCAACACAACTTGCCGCAATGGGGCTGACCGACGTGGAAAACCGCAGTACGATGCAGCTCAGTTTTGGCGAACGTAAGCGCGTTTGTTTGGCCGGGATCCTTGCCTGCCAGCCGGACGTCTTGGCGCTTGACGAACCCTCCAGCAATCTCGACCCCCGCGCCCGCCGCGGTTTCATGCGGTTGTTAGAAGACTGTCCCGCAGCCCAGCTCATTGCCAGTCACGATTTGGAGTTGATACTCGACCTATGCACCCGCGTGATGGTGTTGGACCGGGGACGAATCCAAGCAGATGGTGAACCGGCAACGATCTTCTCCAATCAGCGACTCATGGAACTACACGGCTTAGAACTCCCGCTCAGCATCCGCTACGGCAAGCGATAA
- a CDS encoding UvrD-helicase domain-containing protein → MTDDATTLTLQQAAAISMRDYSVGLSAGAGCGKTFVLTRRFLSHLEPGPHKTELSKLVAITFTDRAASEMRGRIREECHRRLQTCPSDAVPHWLDIVRDLETARISTIHGFCGSLLRTHAVEAAVDPGFTSLDQNASNAVLRHAVNESLLTQLEQSDEDAKAIVLQHGLERARTILERFVTLRFRVDFERWSQVTVEECLDNWTTQANEELREALIDLRRTPAARDALRLMTEFCPPDQKWLGPRRTILLEALPEEASTENPAEILQAIAKNASLSYAASAKYWPSPEIHQRVRDTLKALKDLAGAGAKIKFGDEDDLQQAAACGLLALRVARYAVAAYERQKQQAGALDFDDLLLRARNLLRDSPRVQRSAAAGISLLMVDEFQDTDPIQAEIVEALCGDRLINGNLFLVGDKKQSIYRFRRADPAVFTDLRNKLHEDAQLPLSMNFRSQPAILDFVNALFADELGDDYEPLIPHVEQLSPSPSVEFLWATPAEGEDGPVKTAKDERRRIEADWIARRLHQLLHDGVPRIRMKNPETGQAELRTVEPGDICILLRAMPDVRYYEQALREYGLDYYLVGGRAFYAQQEVYDIANLCQFLGDPDDDVSLLGILRSPFFGLRDDTLFAMVQNSGTLSAALAAAPPENIEEQQQEQVRNASLVLAELRREKDRMPLHHLLSLALERTGYDAALLTEFMGRRKLANLRKLIEMARQHERTGLLTMADFVQRLQQAVAEEEQEELAATHPETSDVIRIMTIHKSKGLEFPVVVVADLDRGAESRLDTVEYDSQLGPLVSVPAKFGRKFEHLGKNLFKAEESRQDDAERKRLLYVALTRAADHLILSANLEAIDKLSSPWMKILAKYFDLETGKPSLDEETGAAIIPEDYLLAVPEVAVCTSQPPLPDIKKESLTGLLPLNQLADELEQAEAMVLPDSLRRFAPNSSKRRQFSVSELEQIDAQLHSRPAAMLDQVRRPDDDEPPMTADAATILGTLVHAALEQVDFEDFGDVVALVEECSLTLADGATEEIRHRAAEMIRGFEQSPLGRELSTARRIFRELEFQWRCSSEGDTPLRYIAGFIDCLYESSDGTWTIVDYKTGRTTHHGDEAAQLAAYELQLGTYALAAQQLLGRLPDRVELVLLADDCRRLSLEVSEERLTAIQQRLSAAMAVVIDGAVNH, encoded by the coding sequence ATGACGGACGACGCGACCACACTCACGCTGCAACAGGCCGCTGCGATTTCCATGCGCGACTATTCCGTCGGCCTCTCGGCGGGGGCCGGTTGTGGAAAGACCTTTGTGCTCACGCGACGGTTTTTATCGCACCTGGAACCGGGGCCGCACAAAACCGAATTGAGTAAGCTGGTGGCGATCACGTTTACCGATCGTGCCGCGAGCGAAATGCGCGGGCGAATCCGTGAGGAATGCCACCGACGGTTGCAAACCTGTCCCAGTGACGCGGTCCCACATTGGCTGGACATCGTCCGCGATCTGGAAACGGCTCGCATCAGTACGATTCACGGATTCTGCGGGTCCCTGCTCAGAACACACGCCGTCGAAGCCGCCGTCGACCCTGGATTCACATCCCTGGATCAGAATGCCAGCAACGCGGTCCTACGGCATGCGGTGAATGAATCGTTACTCACGCAGTTGGAACAGAGCGACGAGGATGCCAAAGCGATTGTCCTGCAACATGGCCTGGAGCGTGCTCGAACGATTTTGGAACGGTTCGTCACGCTACGATTTCGCGTCGACTTCGAGCGTTGGTCGCAAGTGACGGTTGAGGAGTGTCTCGACAACTGGACGACACAGGCCAACGAGGAATTGCGCGAAGCGTTGATCGATTTGCGACGCACACCAGCGGCGCGGGATGCACTGCGATTGATGACCGAATTCTGTCCGCCCGACCAGAAATGGCTCGGGCCGCGGCGGACAATTTTGCTGGAAGCGCTTCCGGAAGAGGCTTCCACCGAAAACCCGGCAGAGATACTGCAGGCAATCGCAAAAAACGCGTCGCTAAGCTATGCGGCATCTGCGAAGTATTGGCCGTCCCCCGAGATTCATCAACGTGTCCGAGACACGTTGAAAGCCCTCAAGGATTTGGCGGGCGCCGGGGCAAAAATCAAGTTCGGCGACGAGGACGATCTCCAACAGGCCGCCGCGTGCGGATTGTTGGCCCTGCGTGTCGCCCGGTATGCGGTGGCTGCGTATGAACGCCAAAAACAGCAAGCGGGGGCACTCGACTTTGACGACCTGTTATTGCGGGCGCGGAACTTGTTGCGAGATTCGCCTCGCGTCCAGCGGAGTGCCGCGGCGGGAATATCGCTGTTGATGGTCGATGAATTTCAGGATACCGATCCCATTCAAGCGGAAATCGTCGAAGCATTGTGCGGAGACCGGCTCATCAACGGCAATCTCTTTTTGGTGGGGGACAAGAAACAATCGATTTACCGGTTTCGTCGCGCCGACCCGGCGGTGTTCACCGACTTGCGGAACAAACTGCACGAAGACGCGCAGTTGCCGCTAAGCATGAATTTCCGCAGCCAACCGGCGATCTTGGATTTCGTCAACGCGCTGTTTGCCGATGAACTGGGGGACGATTACGAACCGCTCATCCCGCATGTCGAACAACTCTCGCCGTCTCCTTCGGTCGAGTTCCTATGGGCAACGCCTGCGGAAGGTGAAGACGGCCCAGTGAAAACCGCGAAGGATGAGCGTCGCCGTATCGAAGCCGATTGGATTGCACGGCGTTTGCATCAACTGCTGCATGACGGCGTACCCCGGATTCGCATGAAGAATCCGGAAACGGGGCAGGCTGAACTGCGAACGGTGGAGCCGGGTGACATTTGCATTTTGCTGCGTGCGATGCCCGACGTGCGGTACTACGAACAAGCGCTGCGTGAGTATGGATTGGACTATTACTTGGTGGGAGGGCGGGCTTTCTATGCGCAGCAAGAAGTCTACGACATCGCCAATTTGTGCCAATTCCTGGGCGATCCCGACGACGACGTCAGTCTGCTGGGGATTCTACGATCACCGTTTTTCGGACTGCGGGACGATACGCTGTTTGCGATGGTTCAAAATTCGGGGACGCTATCGGCAGCCCTCGCCGCCGCACCACCGGAGAACATTGAGGAACAACAACAAGAACAGGTCCGCAATGCCTCGCTGGTGCTAGCGGAATTGCGCCGCGAAAAAGATCGCATGCCGTTGCATCATTTGTTGAGTCTGGCGCTGGAACGGACTGGCTACGATGCGGCGCTGCTCACGGAGTTTATGGGCCGCCGCAAATTGGCCAATTTGCGAAAACTGATCGAGATGGCGCGGCAACACGAACGGACGGGGCTGTTGACGATGGCCGATTTTGTGCAGCGGTTGCAACAAGCGGTCGCCGAGGAGGAGCAAGAAGAACTCGCCGCCACGCATCCCGAAACCAGCGACGTGATCCGCATCATGACGATTCATAAGTCCAAGGGGTTGGAGTTCCCGGTGGTGGTGGTCGCCGACCTGGACCGCGGAGCCGAGTCGCGCCTCGACACAGTGGAGTATGATTCGCAATTGGGGCCGTTGGTGTCGGTCCCTGCTAAATTCGGCCGAAAGTTTGAGCACTTGGGGAAGAACCTGTTCAAAGCTGAGGAATCTCGACAGGATGATGCGGAACGGAAACGGTTGTTGTACGTGGCACTCACCCGCGCCGCCGACCATTTGATTCTCTCTGCCAATCTAGAGGCGATCGACAAACTGTCCTCGCCCTGGATGAAGATTTTGGCAAAGTATTTTGATCTGGAAACCGGAAAACCGAGCCTCGACGAAGAGACCGGGGCAGCCATCATTCCCGAAGACTATTTGCTCGCTGTTCCTGAAGTAGCCGTCTGCACGTCACAGCCGCCGCTACCCGATATCAAGAAGGAATCACTCACCGGGTTGTTGCCGCTGAACCAACTTGCCGATGAATTGGAACAAGCCGAAGCGATGGTCTTGCCGGACTCGTTGCGGAGATTTGCACCCAATTCATCCAAGCGGCGGCAGTTTAGTGTGTCGGAGTTGGAACAGATCGATGCCCAACTGCACTCCCGCCCGGCAGCCATGCTCGATCAGGTTCGTCGCCCGGATGATGACGAGCCGCCGATGACTGCTGATGCGGCAACCATTTTGGGAACCCTGGTGCATGCGGCGTTGGAACAGGTCGATTTTGAAGATTTCGGCGACGTCGTAGCTCTCGTCGAGGAGTGCAGTCTCACCTTGGCTGATGGGGCGACCGAAGAGATTCGTCATCGTGCAGCGGAGATGATTCGCGGTTTCGAGCAGTCGCCACTCGGCCGTGAATTGAGCACTGCCCGACGGATATTCCGCGAATTGGAGTTCCAATGGCGCTGTTCCAGCGAGGGCGACACCCCGCTGCGTTACATTGCCGGCTTTATCGATTGCCTGTATGAGTCTTCCGACGGAACTTGGACAATCGTCGATTACAAAACCGGACGGACGACGCATCACGGGGACGAAGCGGCGCAATTGGCCGCCTATGAATTGCAATTGGGGACGTATGCGCTCGCGGCACAGCAACTGCTGGGACGTCTTCCCGATCGTGTGGAGTTGGTCCTCTTGGCAGACGATTGCCGACGGCTTTCGCTGGAGGTGAGCGAGGAACGGCTAACAGCGATCCAGCAGCGATTAAGCGCAGCCATGGCGGTGGTCATCGATGGCGCCGTAAACCATTGA